Proteins encoded together in one Argiope bruennichi chromosome 1, qqArgBrue1.1, whole genome shotgun sequence window:
- the LOC129980284 gene encoding uncharacterized protein CG3556-like: protein MLKASYFIFLLLVFVCKICMITGDRCTLVTGTSGTIANEKEGHYYSKCWRFRVPLNSITRVIMESFNPSATCEYTKVEVYPVNEDIKYLFCPDNSWKPIVLHSDFIVEHTITNFYDITSSGFSIKYESENTLCSQDNIFKCSDVMCIPRSQVCDGTVQCPDGIDEKGCDNTALLDRRMKETRRAGIQWLKKRWSHSAGWQENTHRAITALFLASEKNDKNVEETLMIKQLEVQALVYLLRKETDPLTANQLSMFVNALTVSCQNPYKFYANDLVKLLKDQTEVSSLIARPGAYLTLCNAGETLPVNATHDLGNLLKSDSAYSFFLDIQAVAIMALSCLQVNNERILNGFFPHTEYQEALTKLKQLQLEDGSFGTIYTTAVVTQALLSAGQQNSTDWNYNKAVNHLIQQFNSSTIDFLAVYLILPILNGKSLPHIGNTDCSTIMQRDPVAEAKDKLGPKMRVQYSLYIGDEKDIVHTISLRIPVNITVFEVMQLAQEADSKYKFRAKKSAEKLYIYDIKGIINDFEDGKFWLLYIGKDTESMTHTNKSPDTIILQDGAHIVMWYKKAHI, encoded by the exons GTATGATAACCGGAGATCGATGCACTCTGGTAACTGGGACTTCTGGAACAATTGCAAACGAAAAAGAGGGTCATTACTATTCAAAGTGTTGGCGTTTTAGGGTACCCCTGAATAGCATCACACGTGTCATTATGGAATCATTTAATCCTAGTGCC ACTTGTGAGTATACTAAAGTGGAAGTTTATCCAGTCAATGAAGACATAAAATATCTATTCTGCCCTGATAATTCTTGGAAACCCATAGTTTTGCATAGTGACTTCATAGTGGAGCACACAATAACAAATTTCTATGACATTACAAGTAGCGGTTTCTCAATTAAGTATGAAAGCG aaaatacgCTTTGCTCTCAAGATAATATCTTCAAATGCAGTGATGTCATGTGCATTCCTCGTTCTCAAGTATGTGATGGAACAGTTCAGTGCCCCGATGGAATCGATGAAAAGGGATGTG aTAACACAGCATTATTGGATCGCAGAATGAAAGAAACCCGCAGAGCCGGAATTCAGTGGCTGAAGAAGAGATGGTCTCACTCAGCCGGTTGGCAAGAAAACACTCACAGAGCAATCACTGCATTGTTTTTAGCAAGcgagaaaaatgataaaaatgtagaAGAAACACTAATGATAAAACAACTAGAGGTTCAGGCTTTGGTTTATCTCTTGAG AAAAGAAACAGATCCATTGACAGCAAATCAGTTGAGTATGTTCGTCAATGCTCTAACTGTGTCGTGCCAGAACCCGTATAAATTTTATGCCAATGATTTAGTGAAACTGTTGAAAGACCAAACAGAAGTTTCATCCCTGATCGCCCGTCCTGGAGCGTATCTAACGCTCTGTAACGCGGGTGAAACTTTACCAGTCAATGCCACCCACGATCTCGGTAACCTGTTGAAGTCTGATTCagcatattctttttttcttg ATATTCAAGCAGTGGCTATCATGGCCCTTTCTTGCTTACAAGTCAATAATGAGAGAATCTTAAACGGGTTTTTTCCACACACCGAGTACCAGGAAGCTCTGACGAAATTGAAGCAGCTTCAGCTCGAAGATGGAAGTTTTGGAACCATCTACACGACAGCAGTTGTCACGCAA gCATTGCTTTCAGCTGGTCAACAAAACAGTACAGACTGGAATTACAATAAAGCAGTGAACCActtaattcaacaatttaactCCTCAACAATTGATTTCTTAGCCGTGTACTTGATTCTAccaattttaaatggaaaatccTTGCCACACATTGGAAACACAGACTGTTCAACTATAATGCAAC gcgACCCTGTTGCTGAAGCGAAAGACAAGCTTGGTCCCAAAATGCGTGTCCAGTACTCTCTCTACATAGGGGATGAGAAGGACATCGTCCACACCATATCGCTTCGAATTCCGGTAAATATTACAGTTTTCGAGGTCATGCAACTGGCACAAGAAGCAGATTCCAAATACAA ATTTCGGGCAAAGAAATCAGCAGAGAAATTGTACATCTATGATATAAAAGGCATAATCAATGACTTCGAGGATGGAAAATTTTGGTTGTTGTACATTGGAAAAGATACTGAATCTATGACACATACTAATAAAA gtCCCGATACAATCATTTTACAAGATGGAGCTCATATAGTCATGTGGTACAAGAAGGCACATATTTga